A single window of Egicoccus sp. AB-alg2 DNA harbors:
- the disA gene encoding DNA integrity scanning diadenylate cyclase DisA yields the protein MPDPSRDEGLRSVLAMLAPGSPLREGIERVIRAGRGALVVIGWTPEIEAVVSGGFVIDIGATSQRVAELAKMDGALVLDGDAQRILRANVHLVPDPAIETSETGTRHRSAERTARQTGQPVIAVSESMGMVTLYYGDRRHTVEEVSALLFRANQALSTLERYRARLDEVSATLAAREVEDAVTVRDVVLTLQRAEMLRRIALEVEDHVVELGSEGRLIQLQLDELVASVADDRELVVRDYLADRRRKLPRVLDDVAALSTDDLLDSELVATILAYDEEELDRPVTPRGYRLLSRIPRLPPRVVERLVDRFGNLPRIMEASIAELDEVEGVGESRARTIQDGLRRLAEASLLERYV from the coding sequence GTGCCCGACCCGTCGCGTGACGAGGGACTGCGCAGCGTCCTCGCCATGCTCGCCCCGGGCTCGCCGCTACGCGAGGGCATCGAACGGGTGATCCGCGCCGGGCGCGGTGCCCTGGTCGTGATCGGCTGGACGCCGGAGATCGAGGCCGTGGTGTCGGGCGGCTTCGTCATCGACATCGGCGCGACCAGCCAGCGGGTCGCCGAGCTCGCCAAGATGGACGGTGCGCTCGTGTTGGACGGCGACGCGCAGCGCATTCTGCGCGCCAACGTCCACCTCGTGCCCGACCCGGCGATCGAGACGTCGGAGACCGGGACCCGTCACCGCTCCGCGGAACGCACCGCCCGGCAGACCGGGCAGCCGGTCATCGCCGTGTCGGAGTCGATGGGCATGGTCACGCTGTACTACGGCGACCGCCGCCACACGGTGGAAGAGGTGTCGGCGTTGCTGTTCCGGGCCAACCAGGCCCTGTCGACGCTGGAGCGCTACCGCGCCCGGCTCGACGAGGTGTCCGCGACGCTGGCCGCGCGGGAGGTCGAGGACGCGGTCACCGTGCGCGACGTGGTGCTGACGCTGCAGCGGGCGGAGATGCTGCGGCGCATCGCCCTCGAGGTCGAGGACCACGTGGTCGAGCTCGGCTCCGAGGGCCGGCTGATCCAGCTGCAGCTGGACGAGTTGGTGGCGTCCGTCGCCGACGACCGCGAACTGGTCGTGCGCGACTACCTCGCCGACCGGCGCCGCAAGCTGCCGCGGGTGCTCGACGACGTCGCCGCGCTGTCGACCGACGACCTGCTCGACAGCGAGCTGGTGGCGACCATCCTCGCCTACGACGAGGAGGAGCTGGACCGCCCGGTGACGCCGCGGGGCTACCGTCTGCTGTCGCGGATCCCGCGGCTGCCGCCCCGGGTCGTGGAGCGCCTGGTCGACCGGTTCGGCAACCTGCCACGCATCATGGAGGCCTCGATCGCGGAGCTCGACGAGGTCGAGGGCGTGGGTGAGTCGCGGGCGCGGACCATCCAGGACGGCCTGCGTCGACTGGCCGAGGCGAGCCTCCTCGAGCGCTACGTCTGA